The Actinomadura sp. WMMB 499 genome includes a window with the following:
- a CDS encoding SprT-like domain-containing protein: protein MRPWFSELRHEIPDLYISVSFPVSGGRSGKRIGECHHTSEDGSPHVLVHPYLNDATRVLDVVLHELVHATLGYGAGHGAPFRRLAEALGLTGKMTATVATDELREVLADMVRRGLGPYPHSALQQYVPKQTTRQIKATCPEPHGEKKNGEPEYYVTRVSRKWIEYWTDRIGYLACPCGEPMIVEE from the coding sequence ATGCGCCCGTGGTTCTCCGAGCTGCGGCATGAGATCCCCGACCTCTACATCTCGGTGAGCTTCCCCGTGTCTGGGGGGCGCTCGGGTAAGCGGATCGGAGAGTGCCATCACACCAGCGAGGACGGGAGCCCTCATGTCCTGGTGCACCCGTACCTGAACGACGCGACCAGGGTTCTGGACGTCGTCCTGCATGAGCTGGTGCACGCGACGCTCGGATACGGGGCTGGGCACGGTGCGCCGTTTCGGAGACTCGCTGAGGCCCTCGGCCTCACGGGGAAGATGACGGCCACGGTCGCTACTGACGAGCTGCGTGAGGTCCTGGCGGACATGGTTCGCCGGGGCCTCGGCCCGTACCCGCACTCGGCTTTGCAGCAGTACGTGCCGAAGCAGACGACGCGGCAGATCAAGGCGACCTGCCCCGAGCCGCATGGAGAAAAGAAGAATGGTGAGCCCGAGTACTACGTGACTCGGGTGAGCCGGAAGTGGATCGAGTACTGGACTGACCGCATCGGGTATC